CCAGCGGGACCATGAACACGGCCGTGATGACCTGGAGGGCCACGTTGTGCGCGGCCAGGGCGTCCGGCCCGAAGCGGGCCATCAGCAGTGAGGTGACGGTGAACAGGCCCCCCTCGGCTCCCAGGGTCAGGCCGATCGGCCAGCCCAGGCGGGCCAGGACGCGCAGTTCGGCGCGCACCGCGCCCGGCTCGGTGGGTGTGGTGGGCAGGCGGGTGCGGACCACGGCGGCCAGCAGCGCGGCGCTCAGCCAGTACACCAGCACGCTGGTCAGGGCCGCGCCGGGCAGCCCCAGCGCCGGCAGTGGCCCCCAGCCGAAGGTCAGGGCGGGGCTGAGGACGGCGGCCAGCAGCGCGCCGCCCAGCGCGATGGCGGTCACAGGGCGCGGCTGCCCGGTGCCTTCCAGCGCGCCCCGCAGGGCGCTGAACGCCAGCGTGGCCGGCATGCCCAGCGCGTACAGGCGCAGGTACAGGCCAGCGAGGTCGCCGCGCAGCCCCTCGGGGGCGTGGGTCTGGAGCAGGTGCGCGGCCAGGAACGCCAGCGGCAGGAACGCCGCCGAGAGCAGCGCGGCGAGCAGCAGTCCGGCCCGCGCGGCGCGGGCCACGCCGGCCGGGTCGCCCGCGCCGTGCGCGGCGGCCACGCGGGGCGCGACCGAGAGCATGATGCCCAGCAGCACGATGAACCCCAGGTAGTACGCGGCGTTTCCGTAGGCGACGGCGGCCAGTTCGGCCGGACCGATGCGGCCGATCACGGCGGTGCTGATCAGGGACAGGGCGTTCACGCTGAACTGCGAGACGATCACGGGCGCGGCGAGGCGCAGCAGGGTGCCGGTCTCGCTGGGGGGCTGGGCGGGTGCCGGCGCGGGGGAAGGTGCAGGGGAATCGGTCGGCATCCGGCCAGTGTACCGGCGGGTGGGGGGGTGTGCCGGAACCGGCGGCAGGCGGGTGATCCGCCCTGCTGGACACCACCGACGTTTCCCCCCATACGCAACGAACGTTCGTTAGGGCCATCCGCTACAGTGGGGCATGACCCACAATCCAGACCCGTCCCGCCCGCGGGGCTTCCGGACCCGCGCCGTTCACGCCGGACATGGCCTCGACCCCGCCACCGGCGCGCACGCCACGCCCATCTACGCCACCAGCACCTTCGGCTACGGCAGCGCCGAACGCGGCGCGCGCCTGTTCGCGGGCG
The DNA window shown above is from Deinococcus aquaticus and carries:
- a CDS encoding MATE family efflux transporter, which encodes MPTDSPAPSPAPAPAQPPSETGTLLRLAAPVIVSQFSVNALSLISTAVIGRIGPAELAAVAYGNAAYYLGFIVLLGIMLSVAPRVAAAHGAGDPAGVARAARAGLLLAALLSAAFLPLAFLAAHLLQTHAPEGLRGDLAGLYLRLYALGMPATLAFSALRGALEGTGQPRPVTAIALGGALLAAVLSPALTFGWGPLPALGLPGAALTSVLVYWLSAALLAAVVRTRLPTTPTEPGAVRAELRVLARLGWPIGLTLGAEGGLFTVTSLLMARFGPDALAAHNVALQVITAVFMVPLGLATATGIRVAHHHGAGNPLAARRVGLLGGGIAVLIMLLVSLSYVFTPRAVIGVFVNVQDPANARLIAQAAAFLLIATLFQAFDGLQVSMAASLRGLQDTRVPMLISLGAYWIVGLGSGVLLAFGLGLGPRGLWFGLCVGLMCTAALLLARFLHHTRTPLDALSAPR